A stretch of Candidatus Bathyarchaeia archaeon DNA encodes these proteins:
- a CDS encoding ABC transporter ATP-binding protein, translating to MTRCLEIIDVTKVYPLGNHNIPTLDRVSFHVHDREFFCVIGPSGCGKSTLLRMMAGLDAPTSGEIRLRGERITHPHPKISMVFQSFALFPWRNTLQNIEYGLEVRGVPKAERRRIAEELIELVGLKGYEYSYPKQLSGGMKQRVGLARALAVDPEIVLMDEPFSALDEFTAQTLRSEVVELWKSTGKVFILVTHNLTEAVELADRIVVLSARPARVKNLINVDLKRPRNRSNINFIRCQKNLFNLLREELENTIMRHRLRAIHEHHAIEDIEE from the coding sequence GTGACACGTTGCTTGGAGATTATTGATGTAACTAAAGTTTACCCACTCGGCAACCATAACATCCCCACCCTCGACAGAGTCTCCTTCCATGTACATGATCGGGAATTCTTCTGCGTAATAGGCCCTAGTGGGTGTGGTAAATCGACGCTCCTAAGGATGATGGCTGGGCTAGATGCACCAACATCAGGTGAGATCCGTCTACGAGGTGAGAGAATAACCCACCCACATCCTAAGATCAGTATGGTCTTTCAGTCTTTCGCCTTATTCCCTTGGAGGAATACTCTGCAAAACATAGAGTACGGCCTGGAAGTTCGAGGCGTCCCAAAAGCTGAGAGACGAAGGATCGCCGAGGAACTAATAGAACTGGTCGGTCTCAAGGGGTATGAGTACAGCTACCCGAAACAGCTGTCCGGTGGAATGAAACAACGTGTCGGGCTTGCTAGGGCATTGGCAGTCGACCCCGAGATCGTGTTAATGGATGAACCCTTCAGCGCACTAGACGAATTCACCGCTCAAACCCTGAGGAGTGAAGTTGTGGAACTTTGGAAGAGTACAGGAAAAGTCTTCATTCTAGTCACCCATAATCTCACCGAAGCCGTGGAACTGGCCGATAGGATAGTGGTGTTAAGCGCGAGGCCGGCGAGAGTTAAAAACTTGATTAATGTAGATCTGAAGAGACCGCGAAATAGGTCGAATATCAACTTTATTCGATGCCAGAAAAACCTGTTTAATCTACTACGTGAAGAGCTTGAGAACACCATTATGCGGCATAGATTGAGAGCTATTCATGAACACCACGCCATAGAAGACATCGAGGAGTAA
- a CDS encoding ABC transporter permease subunit produces the protein MRRLTFEKYLFTIPLSLILLGWELTVRIGIIPAQEVPPPSVIFAILILDLFNLPFLCRVLYSFINLTSGILIGLFIAVPIAICTGLKDKLDSALTPIILMAGALPNLAILPLFVLWFGPGGLAATFMAMVSSFFLLYFTVREGVKDIPHDYFHVATIFRTGRLDVLRKIIIPAALPQTITGVRLAFDHVWEIILAIEIFAGVAGIGSFINLAVSDGLIVDAFAGIFVIGILAIAVDRFVFQTLEGKVRRWHE, from the coding sequence GTGAGAAGGCTCACATTTGAAAAATATCTATTCACCATACCTCTAAGCTTGATCCTTCTCGGATGGGAACTTACAGTCAGAATCGGCATCATTCCAGCACAGGAGGTACCCCCACCATCCGTCATATTCGCAATCCTAATACTGGATCTCTTCAATCTTCCATTCCTATGTCGCGTACTCTACAGCTTCATAAACTTAACAAGCGGCATACTCATAGGGCTATTCATCGCAGTTCCCATTGCCATCTGCACCGGACTTAAAGATAAACTAGACTCAGCCTTAACACCAATAATCCTCATGGCTGGAGCTCTCCCAAATCTTGCCATACTGCCCCTCTTCGTCCTATGGTTCGGCCCCGGCGGATTGGCCGCCACCTTCATGGCGATGGTCAGCTCATTCTTCCTACTATACTTCACAGTGAGGGAGGGAGTCAAAGACATCCCACACGACTATTTCCACGTGGCCACTATCTTCAGGACAGGGAGGTTGGACGTACTAAGAAAGATTATCATACCTGCGGCCCTACCTCAGACCATTACAGGCGTCCGGCTAGCCTTTGACCATGTCTGGGAGATCATATTGGCCATCGAGATCTTCGCAGGCGTCGCTGGGATAGGTTCGTTCATAAATCTGGCAGTAAGTGACGGTTTAATCGTAGACGCCTTCGCAGGCATATTCGTAATTGGCATTTTGGCTATAGCCGTTGATAGATTTGTTTTTCAGACTCTTGAAGGAAAGGTGAGGAGGTGGCACGAGTGA
- a CDS encoding carbohydrate kinase family protein, with protein sequence MSTPNLLFIGHISLDRIRNMWGERTQVGGAALYAAMGAKTLSNKVRVISSVGKDFNYVHQIYSTLPSSLIKRVNLPTTSFTITYDAKFRATYLDSKLGSGKMIRVADLPPSWLCGDEYVHLSPMHPPKVQKFVERIRKISPSTWISVNSCIEYMKSHRNRRILKDLADDVDLFIVNEEEAMALAEDHSISSAAHRIKGRRIAITLGELGAVITEDGRSELIPALSGITMKPRDTTGAGDTWCGALVASYALTKDWTKSVVTACIVSALKCLDWGFDAIKDIHFNHPDELVDHVLKIKEGSRQLSLRKFIN encoded by the coding sequence ATGTCAACACCAAACTTACTGTTCATAGGTCACATCTCACTAGATAGAATTCGAAACATGTGGGGTGAGCGTACACAGGTAGGCGGAGCTGCCCTCTACGCGGCCATGGGCGCCAAGACGCTATCTAACAAAGTCAGAGTTATCTCATCGGTAGGAAAGGACTTTAACTATGTGCACCAGATATACTCAACACTACCAAGTTCCCTCATAAAGAGAGTTAACTTGCCTACAACATCATTCACTATAACTTATGACGCAAAGTTCAGAGCCACCTATTTAGATTCTAAGTTAGGATCGGGCAAAATGATCAGGGTTGCAGACCTTCCCCCAAGCTGGCTTTGTGGAGATGAATACGTCCACCTTTCCCCTATGCACCCTCCAAAAGTCCAGAAGTTTGTAGAGCGCATAAGGAAGATCTCACCGAGCACATGGATCTCCGTTAACAGCTGTATAGAATATATGAAGTCGCATAGGAATAGACGAATCCTCAAAGATCTGGCAGATGACGTAGACCTCTTCATTGTAAACGAGGAGGAAGCTATGGCACTGGCGGAAGATCATAGCATATCCTCAGCCGCTCACAGAATAAAAGGGAGACGCATCGCCATAACTCTAGGTGAGCTGGGGGCTGTAATAACCGAAGATGGTAGGAGCGAGTTGATCCCTGCCCTCAGTGGTATAACTATGAAACCACGGGACACTACAGGCGCAGGGGATACATGGTGCGGTGCACTCGTCGCCTCATATGCCCTAACTAAAGACTGGACAAAGTCCGTTGTAACAGCATGCATAGTTTCAGCACTTAAATGTCTAGACTGGGGCTTCGACGCGATAAAAGATATACACTTCAACCACCCAGATGAACTAGTAGATCATGTTCTCAAAATCAAAGAAGGATCGAGACAGCTTAGCTTGAGAAAATTTATCAACTAG
- the cas6 gene encoding CRISPR system precrRNA processing endoribonuclease RAMP protein Cas6: MPVEVGLEIYGEKEVILPFFTGHVARGLLLHIVRQVDPSASGLLHELNVAKPYSVAPLQFKSKARCDKGYLMDNLAPCRVHFRFLKDEYANYLLRFFEKQGSVLVFDTSFRIASISVNCKSYEGLEKEASAADALRLVFRTPTYLASLGSSFHWMFPDAVKVFCGLMRVWNLFSDCKRFGRGEYLAYKEWLNKNVGVSEYELWTRLAVMKQKKAVGFVGWVTYELKDKESWWNKITCMLARFAEYANVGGNRTGGFGVTKFASRS; encoded by the coding sequence ATGCCTGTGGAGGTTGGCTTGGAGATTTATGGTGAGAAGGAGGTTATTTTGCCGTTTTTCACGGGGCATGTGGCGCGGGGTTTATTGTTGCATATTGTGAGGCAGGTGGATCCAAGTGCTTCTGGGCTGCTGCATGAGTTGAATGTTGCCAAGCCCTACTCTGTTGCACCTTTACAGTTTAAGAGTAAGGCGCGGTGTGATAAGGGTTATCTCATGGATAATCTAGCCCCTTGCCGGGTTCATTTCAGATTTTTAAAAGACGAGTATGCGAATTACCTCCTTCGGTTTTTTGAGAAGCAGGGTAGCGTGTTAGTTTTTGATACGTCTTTCAGGATTGCCTCCATAAGTGTGAATTGTAAGAGTTATGAGGGGTTAGAGAAGGAGGCTTCGGCAGCTGACGCTCTCCGTCTGGTTTTTAGGACACCTACCTATCTAGCCAGTTTGGGTAGCAGTTTCCATTGGATGTTTCCTGACGCTGTGAAGGTTTTCTGTGGGCTTATGCGGGTTTGGAATTTGTTTAGTGACTGTAAGCGGTTTGGTAGGGGGGAATACCTAGCCTACAAGGAGTGGCTGAATAAGAATGTGGGCGTAAGTGAATATGAACTGTGGACTAGGTTGGCAGTTATGAAGCAGAAGAAGGCGGTAGGGTTTGTTGGTTGGGTAACATATGAGTTGAAGGATAAGGAAAGCTGGTGGAACAAGATCACATGCATGCTGGCGAGATTTGCAGAATACGCAAATGTGGGAGGAAATAGAACGGGGGGGTTTGGGGTAACCAAGTTTGCGTCTAGGAGTTAG